A region of the Qingrenia yutianensis genome:
CGATAAATCGTTGTAATTAAAAATGCCCGGATATTCCGGACATCTGATGTGTTGCTCCGCAGGGCGAAGTCTATATATTCAATATGCGACGAGTCAATTTTCAA
Encoded here:
- a CDS encoding DUF6017 domain-containing protein, which codes for MKIDSSHIEYIDFALRSNTSDVRNIRAFLITTIYRSFETADNWFSAKVKHDMANV